In Arachis hypogaea cultivar Tifrunner chromosome 7, arahy.Tifrunner.gnm2.J5K5, whole genome shotgun sequence, the genomic window agcactacattggctagccacgttgggtatttgacctctctaataaagccggcttccaggagtgcctgtacttgctcttctactattgaGGCTCGCTCTGGGctgagcttgcgtcttctttgctgtacaggtcgggaccctgggtaaaccgagagcctgtgggacatgagctcgggatcaatcccaggcatgtcggaagccttccacgcgaagaggtcggaattagctcTTAGGAGCTCACCCAACCTTTGTTtgagggtttcccctaggttggctcctatgtaagtGTTTTTCCCTCCCTCCTCACCGacttgtatctcctcggtttttcttCCCGGTTGGGGCCGCAATTCTTCTCTGGTCCTTGTGCCGCCTAActctatggtgtggacttctttgcACTTCCTCTCAGATTCAAGCTTTCGTTATAGCACTTCCTTGCCAATTTttgatctccccttaccgttgctattcctcctggagtcgggaatttcatgcaaaggtggggagtaGATACCACTGCTCCAAGACGATTAAGGGTAGTCCTGCCAatcaaggcattgtaggctgacccttcatcgatgactatgaagtctatgcttagagtccttgatttttccccttttccgaaggtggtgtgaaggggtaaaaatcccagtggttttattggcgtatccCCTAATCCATAgagggtgtcggggtaggctctcaactctttttcatctaaccctagcttgtcgaaggcgggcttgaaaaggatgtccgccgagcttccttggtctactagggttctgtggagatgggcattggccaggatcatggttatcaccacgGGATCATCATGCCCGGGGATtactccttgcccatcttcttttgtgaatgagatagtggggaggtcgggtgtcTCTTCCCCGACCTgatagactcttttgagatgtcttttgcgagaagatTTAGTGATTCcgcctcccgcaaatcctcctgagatcatatggatatgtctctcaggggtctgtggtggtggatctctcatatccatatcatctcgctttctctttccatgggTGTCCGACCTctccatgagatatctgtcaagccgaccttctctagccagcttttctatcacacttttgaggtcgtaacagtcgttggtggagtgaccatatattttatggtactcgcaataCTCGCTGCGgcttcccccttttttatttttaataggtcttgggggtggcagcctttcagtgtggcaaatctctctgtatacgtccactatagaagtctttagaggagtataagagtgatattttctgggcctctcgagaccgagttcttccttcttcttgacttccctttccctctccctAGAGGAGGAAGTgggtccaggtcgccaactcggGTCTCTTAATTTTGCattctcttccatattgatgtacttttcagccctttcttgtacatcacttagagaaacggggtgtcttctggatatggactgtgagaagggaccttctctaagtccattgactaaccccattatgactgcctctgtgggcaggtcttggatctctaaacatgctttgttgaacctttccatataggctcgcaGAGAttccccgacctcctgttttattcccaggaggctcggtgcatgttttactttatctttctgaattgagaacctcatcaagaacttccttgagaggtcttcaaagctagtGATGGATCTCGGgggaaggctatcgaaccacttcatcgctgctttcgataaagtggtcgggaaagccttgcatctcgtagcgtcggaggcatcagttagatacatccgacttttgaagttgcttagatgatgcttcggatccgtggttccatcgtagaggtccatatcagggcttttgaagttcctcggaacttttgccctcattatgtcctcactgaaaGGATCTTCTCCGCCCGGGAGTTGGTCTTCTTGTTCATCGCGGGAGTTCTTGAGGGAGGACTCTAGctgtaagagttttctttctaactcttttcgccgttccatctcctctttaagGTACCTTTCGGTTTCCTTCTGTTTCTCCCGCTCTTGCTCCAATTGTTCCAGGCGGCTATGGACTAATCCCATCAATTCAGTTATGTGGGATGGTTCGCCCTTTTCTGACTCACGTCCatctgaggaatttaccttcggaTTCTTCACTCCGGAGGTACCCTCTCTGTGTTGGTCGTTATCTTGTCGTTGGGCCATGTCTTCATTGTCATTACCCATGtctagattctcttgttcagaatctgtttccacatggccttcttcgtgggatctatccgccatcgatggatgatctctcgggtccccgccaacggcgccaatgttacggtaggtaaccggagattaaatAGGTAGATGGCGTTTGGCGGCCCAAGTGTGTGAAGGAGGAGAACTCCGGGTGGATctgcaactcgggaggctccgtccgacttgtgctcgcgagtgaatggggggtggtacctgcaaagacactccgatgcctaagttagcaagagtgtgagcaggtctagagagtattggacttagagatacctgaggggtgtcagtgtatttatagtggtgagccaataaccaccgttggtgtagtgccgtatctttaggatATTAACCGCCCCATTATCTttgggaggttaagatatggctttaggaagcggttagagagattttaggggcggttactcatttgaatgagtgtttatctgccagctaatctcatatCCGACTTCTTTAAGGCAAGTCGTGGTTGgtaccgacttcttatgtgaaggtcggtaTTTAACTAGGCTTAATCCTTTGGgttaggccttttatttggacttGGGCCTTTGGTGTtgagccagggtatgaacagaagcTATTTAGGAActtatagagaaattaaaaaaaatgacttctctcatcatacttctattttttatcacatttctataaaataagcacttttagaattaaaaattcaaacacaaaataacttatttataagttacttttaacagagttatttattgtttaaattattttatcaaaaggagATTAATTAAGTTGGTTATCCAAACTGAGCTAAGAGTAAGGCATGCAAAGTTGGAGAAAAGAAATTCGTatcctttttatatattattttcattttagattaattattttgaaaataaaaaatatttaagaaaaaagTATAATATAAATAACATTTGTCTTCAAAATTGTAAGTAGCAAAAACCCCAAAACCCCATCAGCTAAGAAGCTAATATGCTATACAatcattcttcttcttattattattctgaattcaaagaaacagaaaactaaaaacctatgcattataatttatatctaaCTAACTGGAATGAGAAGTTGAGAACTGAGAACTGCAAAATTAACCAACAATGGCTGTTGAAAACtcatgaaaaaattaaaatggaaggaaaaaaaaaaacagaaactgCTTCAGAAGAAAAAGGGATCGGCGTAGTTAAAGTTAAATGgcgccttattattattattattggagctGCAGTTAGAGTTGGACGTGAGAAGAAACTCCGGCGAATCGGGCCCAAACAGCGGCGGCGGCAATGTATTGAAGTAATTAGGCATCATCGTCATTGGCTCCATCAACGGCGGCGGCGGAGGAGGAGGAGGCGCGACACATGAGTTTATATACTCCTCCGTCAAAAGCGGCGGCGACGATGACGACGTGGTTTCATCCTCCAGCTCCTCCTCCACCACGACCGGTTGCTCCTCCTCCTGCTGCCGTTTGTCGCGAGGGAGGCCGGTGAGTTTTTGAACCAATTGCATGAAATCGCGAGGGTTCGTCTCAATAACCCTAGGAGAATGCGTGTATATTATCACCGGTTGCCGTTGCTGTTGCTGCttgtgattctgattctgattcttgCTGATGCAATGAGATTCCTTGTTGATCTTGAGATgcgtggtggtgttggtggtttTGTTCTTCATCGCCGGCATGGCGGTGCCACCGCTTTCTCTCTTGGAGTGCAAATGCAATGGCGGAGGGGCCATTCTTGATTATAGAGAGAGAGTGGTTTATGCAGTGTTGGTTGTTTTATATcttaattaatttgttaattgcgTATAGTGTGGGAGATTATCTTGTTAAAGAAGGAAGATTAAAAATGCTAATAGAGGAAgaaggttaattaattaattaaatagttagttagttagttggagtttgTTTGCGAAGCAAACTCTCTCCGTTCCTATGCCGATGCAAATTATACCTAACTTTTCGCCATTACGTGGGATTCGATCCAAATCTTTTGTCACTTCTTTCTGTTAtgcctttcttttttatttcgtGAATAATCTTTTTGTTATTATCTGCACTACTTATAATAACCAATTAAGAAAGATCAGTAGTTGGTGacaaaaagaaatagaaatagcAATAAGAGCTACTAAAGTAATCAAGTATTTTCTAAAAAGAGAATATTGAATTTAATCgtcataaatactaaataaagtatttattacaatttaaaatgtcataaaataaaaaataactaagcactttatttatttagtttctaTAAGAGTATATCCCGGagatatatttatacaaaatgtTATGTCATTGTTTACTTTCTAGATGTAAGTAGATACTCAATTATCATTGCTAAATGTTGAAATATCTCTGTATTGTTGTcactttttttatatttagtaaatgTAAAAAATGTTACACACGTAATTTTGACAGTACAAttatctgaaaaaaaaaacaaattacagATATCTTTGCagtaaattattgttaaaatagcCTACAAATATTTTGCAACGTTATTTTTTAAGTCAATTTTCTCATGATTATTTATTGATAAGTTACTGACAATTGTTTTTACtggtaaattatttaattttaaaatataaaatgatatcAACGATATTTATGAGATATTTATGAGTTTTAGTTTTTAATGAAATGTAAACTCATCTTAGTTTCAACCAAATtgcttatctttttcttctttcccccATAATATTCTCATTATTACCCGTATGTATACGTGAAAATGGAAATTCCTAATATGGACTATGATTATGGAATTGAGAAAGCTTAtatagaattaaattttttagcaTGATTATACGATTGAATTCGACTCCTATTTAATTATCAACCTCTAATTATCAACCTCTACAAaacggatttggatcctctaaagtttgaattttattttagagaataaagtatgatcttttacccttaaatagtttctctttcatatttattcttagtcctacctataaaataaatggtgagagatctcactttactctctaaagtgaaattcaaactttagaggatccaattTGATCATAGAATAATGCCTGCCAAATACATCATTGACGCAACATCTGTTGAAGCTGCAGCACTTGATTTCTTTGTTCTGgaggaagtagatttatctgctCTGGTGTGAGACTCATGACTTGTTGAAGTAGTGCCTTCTCCATCTCCGGGGTCAACTACACATACACAAATGAATATCAAAACACTGAAGAACAATCCATACAAAATAAATGTTAATTCGCAAAAATTACCGCAGGAGGCCGAAGTGGCTGATTAGCAGCTCCCATCAAACCAGGCACTACAGATGGTGGTCCTGGAGGCACAGAAAGCGGTGCTGGGTTTTCCGAAGGACCAGGCATCCAAGAAGACCCTCTATCAACGTGCATTGCACTTCCAGCTTGACTGCCAAAATCAGGCCCTAAAGGCATATTCCCAACCTGATATGCAAATATCACTTAGAATACGAAAAACCAACTACTATGTTTAGTTTCAATATACATGATCATTATCATCATATGACTGAATACTGGCCTCAAGTACTTTTTTCAGTGTTTCTTCTGTTCAAATCTCGACAATCAACTTTGGGTTTAAGGATAGTTATGTGCACAAACAAGAGTCACATAAGTGgcagaaagagaaaataaaagaaaaacgaGTTAAACTGGATGCTAACTAGAGTAATCAAACCGCTACTTCTGTTAACAATTGCTTTGATGATATCTTAAATTATCTAGTTAAGTAAACTAGAAAATATAACTTTTTTTCTCCACATCCAAGTATTCTGTAATTAATAGGTATCAACTTTCTAATTCAATAATTCATTTATCTCCATGGCAAATTTAACCTTCAAAACAAAAAAGAGCCATGTTTTCTTGTAAAAGCCTACTGTATATATAACCCCAAACTCATCTTAACAGTTCTATACTAGGCATATAGGTTAATGGCAATAACATCTTAGACAAAGAATAGATTTCACTTCAGACATGTAGGATCTAATTAGCCAAATAAAATTTGATTCTAGTCAGGCATGCCAATGAACCAAGAGTTAAATTCATAAGGGTAACAAATCATATAAATAGAAAGCAAAAAATtgagcaaataaaaacaaaaagtcaaaaaacCAATCAAGccctaaatatttttataagagtTCATGGTGCTCACACATGGTCATACCTGATAATGCGACTGCGACGATTGTTGACTTGGAAGCAGGGGGGTCTGCCCCTGTGGAAATGTGGATCCACCACTTGAAGGTGGTTTTATACCTGGCTGCAAATTTCATCAATAAAACAATATTATTAAAACTCAACAAGACATGGGATCATAAATTGTAAACTGAAATATTCAACTCACAAGAAACATGGATTGCGAAAGATTGTGAGGAGCACCAGCATGTTGAAAACCCACACTGGCACCCATTTGTGGAGGGTACTGGGAATGGTAATTAGGTACTGATGGTGGTCGGTGCTGCGGTGGCAATGGTGGTTGCAGAGGCATATGTGAAAATCCAGGTGTCTGCAATGGTTGTGCAGATGAATGGAGCGAAGGAGTCGGTACGTTTGGAAGTTGTGACGATTGCGGAAGTGGCCCCGAACCCACTTGGGGAGCCAGATGTCCTTTAGGTTGCTGTGGCATTTGGGAAGAGTGTGCGGCCATCGGCTGAGATTGATGACTCATTGCAGGAACAGCAGTTGATGAGACCAGTGGTGGAGGTTGGTTTGGGTGTTTTCGCAGAGGAATTTGGGGTTGCGATACACCTGCTTGATCCTGAGAACCACCTTGCCCAGGCAATAAAGGGGCAGGCTGAACGTTCGGCTGCGGCGACGGCTGAGTGTTTTGCGGTACAATTGGCTGAACCTTTGGAACCTAGAATCAAACATTTTCCACCCTCAATGAACGAATTTCTACGATTGTGAAACTGAAACTGAAATTGAAATCGGAAAGCATACCGCTTGAGGTGGTTGCACCATTCCAAGCATAATTTGTGCCTGGTTAAGTAAAACAAAATTGGAAATTCCAAGTTAAACAACTAATTCAGAAGAACCACAAAGTGAATTGAAGAATTAGCAAGAGTACACTTGGAAAGAGTGGAAACTGTTCAAAATAGGGATAATCCATTCTTGCAACTTGTATGATTAAACTTAGGGTTTCATGTTATAAACCTAAAGCTGCAATTATGAAGTTacagaaataaggaaaaaagagtTTCTGATTAACATAGGGTTctgaaaaaagaaaaggagaaccTGGAAGAGAGCTTTGGTTAACATAGGGTTCTGGATGAGGATCTGCCTGGCTTGTTGCTGGTTCTGTTCAATCAGATTCTTCATCTGAGACATTATATCGTACAGTTGGTTCTTCGACATTCCGGCCAGGTTGGCCGATAAACCCTCGCCGCCGATCCGTTTTTCCGACATTCctgaagacgaagaagaagacgtGAAGAGGAGAGGTTTTGCTAATGCAATTTgcgggtttcttttttttttttggtaaaagctATTTGTGAGTTTCACTTTCACTGAACAAAgttttgggccctttttgggccgTTTGGGCTTTAGTGACCCAAAAATCATCAACAAGAGGAGAGGTATTGCCGTTTTGGTAATGCTATTTGTGGGTTTCACTTTCACTGAACAGTTTTGGGCTTTTAGCGAAGCCCAAACTCTTTTTTGGGCCTTTTGAGCTTTAGTGAGGTTATTGAAAACCAAAAATGTTCACCAAGAGGAGGTCTTGCTCATCTTTTTTCTCTCAACTATTATTCAGTGCAGTGCAGTGCAGCAGCTCCGTTTGCAAATCTTGAAGCTCTGCATCAGTGAGTGATTCAACCATGCGTGGAGGTGGAGGATCAAATTAGCACTTAGAAGAGCAGCCATACAAAGAAATGATGCCCAATTTTCTCATTTCAAGGTTAGCTTCTTCCTTTAAAACCCTAAATCTCAACAACCCcaaatcccaattgaatcttctTCAACAGCATAAATCGCATCTCATTTTCTTCAATTCACTCGCAACCAAAGATACCAAACGCCCAAAAGATCACAACTTTACAATCTCCTATCTAATCGCCGAATGCGGATTCTCCCCCGAGACCGCCGCGCTTTTGTCACAAAAGGTTCAATTCAAAACCCCTGAAAAGCCAAACGCGGTCTTAGCCCTCCTCAGACAATATGGATTCTCCGATACGCAGATCGCTAAGTTCATTCAGAAGCGACCGTTGTTCCTCCTCACTGATGCGGAAAAGATCATTAAGCCCAAGCTCATGTTTTTCTCCTCCATTGGGATTCCACGTGTTCTCCTCCCAAAACTTGTGATTGAGAACCAAAACCTGTTAGCGAGGAGCTTGGAGAAGTGCCTCATTCCGCGCTATGAGGTCCTGAAGAGTGTTGTTCGAAGTGAGCAAGAAATTGTTTGTTCATTGAAGCGCGGTGCAATGGCTTTTGTGTTGTGTGATGTGATGAAGAATTTGATTCCCAACACAAAGGTTTTGAGAGATTTGGGTGTGCCTCAGAGTTCAATCTCACTGTTGGTTATGTTTCACCCGAGCGAGGCGTTTATGAATCATGAGAGGTTTGCTAAATGTGTGAAGTTGGCAAAGGAAATGGGGTTTGATCCTAACAAGTGCAATTTCATCAGTGCTGTACATGTGCTCTCGCATATGGATTGCGCGAAGATGGACCGAAAAATGAAGTCTTTGGAGAAATGGGGTTGGTCAAAAGAGGTGTCCCTTTCGTCGTTTAGAAAGTTCCCTACTTTCATGTCATATTCGCCGGAGAGGATCGGGCGAGCGATGAGATTCTTGGTGGAGGATATGGGTTGGTCTTCCGAGGACATTGCGAGGTTCCCCACAACTCTAGGATACAGCTTGGAGAAGAGGGTTATCCCTAGATGCCATGTGATTAAGGTCTTGAAATCGAAACGACTCGTCAAAGATCAGTTATGCTTGGCAACATTCATGTGTATGAAGGAGGAAGAGTTTTTGGAGGACTTTGTGACTAAGTATCTGGGTCAGGTGCCTCTTCTACCTAAGGTATATCAAGGTTTGGTTGATTATAAGGATTTACTTTAGCATTGGAGATTTTTCTTACTTTTGTTGTAGACTTGTAGTTGTGCATTCATTGCAAAGCTGGACATATCGATTTCACTTTTTGTGCATGGATTTGAGACTGAGTTGCAGTTCATTGAGAACTTGAGAAGGGCATTGTTTGCATAAGCCATTGATTTTGTATCATGTTGATCCCTTAATCAAGTAGCCAAAAGTCTAAGACCACTTACAAGTGGTTGTTAGTTTTGTTATTATCTTGGATAATTATTTTGATGGCGCATAAACACAATCAACAAAGATGCTTATTTTCTTATGATCTGTgatttatgttaattatttttgtttgtcAAGGGAAATATTTGGTTGAATATCATTTTGTACGATAATTGTGCTTCGAATTAGAAGCAATAAGTGATAACAAACATAAAACAACAACTAGTTCCTTATTCTAATTCCACCATGTATGTTTGGCTATATGGATCAATTGACGACATAATACCCTGTCATAAACCATGTTAATAGACAAGTCATTTAAAGTGATATATTGAATCACCGTCTATCTATATTGGATTTCTTTTTATACTCTTACCTGTTATTTTGGTGAATATTTtagcctttttattttacccCCTCTATTTCAATACTTCACATTCTTATATGAGTATATGTTTGATGTATGCTTTTAAGTTCATATGCTATGGAACTTTGATTATCATATACATTAATTTAGAGGTTCTTGTATAGAAAATCATGGTAAAGTCACTATTAATACTGACATTCGAATATTCAATCAACTGTCCTGTGGAGTGTTTTGGTACATTGGCATATGTTGAAACCTGCTGGTAGAGAAGCTTATGTCTATCTAAACCAGCATAGAATTGCTTGGCAACATAGTTTCACGAGTACTGGGAATCAGAAGTAAATTGTTTGTGATTTTCTAGGTCTAGCTAATAAATGTTTCTAGCTGCAATAAATTGATGATCTGGTAGATCCCTCAAACTAGCATGAGCCATCTCTGATTCAGTAGAAACTAGAAACTcactttatttaattatttggAGGTAGTTTTCCCTTTTCATTATCATCAAAATTAAGAGCAGTAGTTCTATGTTCTATGAAGATTGTGGAAGGCTGTTGCTTCTATTATTCTAACTTGAATTTTGCTGTTTCAATGTTTAAAAGCTTTCAATGAAGTTTTCCAATAGTTGGAGGGTCTTTTGAGCCATTGGTTTATATAACATGGAAATGTGTTTATGATAGCACCCAAATTGGATCATGTGATTTGGTAGCAACTTTGCAATGAGGGACATATTTGGCTGTAATTACAATTTACAAGAGAGCTGGATCTAAATTTAATGCTCAGAAAACATTATTGcacataatttaatttttattgttgatgGTATATAAAAGTTTTACACAGATATTTAGTCGTTTGTTAACTTTTTAACACAAGTAACTATATTTTTAAACACACTATTTAAAAAATCATCTAAAATAACCCAACATTTTAACatcaccaaatttaaaaaaatttggtgaATTCAGTTTTACcaaattaattatactttttttagTAAGTTTTTTATTCTTCAAATTTTATAAGTAAAAGAAGAGAGCTCTAAAATCATGTGGAGCTTGATGGAAAGCAGCTACAAAATTACAGCAAAAGCACACCAAATCACACAATAGAAGAGATACAAAACATGTCTCCAACTAATAGCAACACTAAATTTAGTATGTTATTGGATCAATATTATTGGCATTGATTAAGTTATATTGATTCCACGATATACTAAATTCTTAGGTTTAAAAGAAACAGGAGAAACCCAATTATGTGGTTAAGCAAAAGATTAATCTTTTTTGTATTTTACACTGGTTTTTTGATAATTTTATCCgttgatttgaaaaacatttgaaaatttttctaaaagttttaagttaaTGAAAATCGACATCGTGATTGATAATGAATATTTCGgtcaataaaacaaaaaaataaaataaaagagtaggGGAAAATGAAATGATTCAagagttattacttattagtagtAACGTGGGTATGCCCCATAAATCAAGAATTATCCCTCTCCAAGTCACGTGACATTGATGGTGTGAATGTGATTGCATGAACACAGACAAAATTGTATCACCTTGGAAGCATGAACTCAAATTAGAGCACCACACACTTTCTCCAAACCCCCACAAGATTCCACTTTTTAGCAACACTTATTGGgttatcattttcttcttctaaagTAATAATTTTCTCTCTAGCCATATCAATGTCCTATACAATAAAACTCTATTTTAATTTTAGCCACGCGTTTTCATTTGGACTACCATTATGAATTATTCAAAGATTACAAGGAACCATTCAGAAACATGTAATTATATAATTCAGACAAAGGAATATATTATTGTTATGGTAAGCTTATTCATACGctataattaaatattagaaaTTCCATGATGTCCCTAATCATTAGTTCTCAGCAAGTCAGCATCAATAAGTCCAATTCACCATTCTAATGTAAATCTTAGCCCTATCTATGTAATTAAGAAAACATACTTTATAATTAagtcataatttttattttttaaacttttgtaCACACTAATAAAGTGAgagtaaaataaataagtaaattacATTGAGAAATCAATAACATGAAATGGTGATGCATGAACATCAATTAGTAGTAACTTGCAAACGCAAAAAGCCAATAATTCATTAGCTATTTTGGATTGATTCCATAGGCTTCATTAATTGAACATGCTAAAATTGAATAAGAGAAATAACTTCTAAAGTTCAATCACATGATATGTCATACATATTTGTTAGTGTAACAAACAATATATAATAACACAAATGATCAGTTTGTTCattcatttaaataaatattagaagtttaaatttcattttatatatacaataatttattagtttattatataaattttaaaataaaattttattctacgataaattaaattttgacttGTTGGATTAAGAAATAAAGTGAAAAACATAACAAACAATATATAATATGAGAAGAGTGATCAAAATTCATATTATATATGCAATAACTCATAAACTAATCTTTAATACatagtaaattaatttttttatctctaagcttaattcaaCACTGCATAAATATCTGtatttcaatttaattaattaatctaaaatttttgACGATTACTAACAcataaattcaataaatttaatttaatgcactattatcgtaaaattattttatacatatattcaattatataatattacattaataaaaataattattttttatattaattatgtaaataattatctaaaaaaataattataatgataaaattctataaaatgttttaaaaattaaactcaaattcaaTATCAACAACCTAGGTCCACCAATCCACAATACAGGCATAGATAACTCTATGAAGCTTCTGGAACAAAGGATAATAAATAAATCCAAACCTAACACAATCAATGAAACTAAGTAGTAGAAGTAGTACTACAAAGTAACAAGTGCTAGTGACTTGTAATGATTTTCAGATGATAATAATTGAAGTCATTGTTG contains:
- the LOC112702068 gene encoding cleavage stimulating factor 64; the encoded protein is MSEKRIGGEGLSANLAGMSKNQLYDIMSQMKNLIEQNQQQARQILIQNPMLTKALFQAQIMLGMVQPPQAVPKVQPIVPQNTQPSPQPNVQPAPLLPGQGGSQDQAGVSQPQIPLRKHPNQPPPLVSSTAVPAMSHQSQPMAAHSSQMPQQPKGHLAPQVGSGPLPQSSQLPNVPTPSLHSSAQPLQTPGFSHMPLQPPLPPQHRPPSVPNYHSQYPPQMGASVGFQHAGAPHNLSQSMFLPGIKPPSSGGSTFPQGQTPLLPSQQSSQSHYQVGNMPLGPDFGSQAGSAMHVDRGSSWMPGPSENPAPLSVPPGPPSVVPGLMGAANQPLRPPALTPEMEKALLQQVMSLTPEQINLLPPEQRNQVLQLQQMLRQ
- the LOC112702069 gene encoding transcription termination factor MTERF15, mitochondrial — protein: MMPNFLISRLASSFKTLNLNNPKSQLNLLQQHKSHLIFFNSLATKDTKRPKDHNFTISYLIAECGFSPETAALLSQKVQFKTPEKPNAVLALLRQYGFSDTQIAKFIQKRPLFLLTDAEKIIKPKLMFFSSIGIPRVLLPKLVIENQNLLARSLEKCLIPRYEVLKSVVRSEQEIVCSLKRGAMAFVLCDVMKNLIPNTKVLRDLGVPQSSISLLVMFHPSEAFMNHERFAKCVKLAKEMGFDPNKCNFISAVHVLSHMDCAKMDRKMKSLEKWGWSKEVSLSSFRKFPTFMSYSPERIGRAMRFLVEDMGWSSEDIARFPTTLGYSLEKRVIPRCHVIKVLKSKRLVKDQLCLATFMCMKEEEFLEDFVTKYLGQVPLLPKVYQGLVDYKDLL